From the genome of Haloterrigena sp. KLK7, one region includes:
- a CDS encoding thiolase family protein, with protein sequence MSQTPVVVEAVRTPQGKEDGVFADVRSEALSVPLIDEILAETGLSGDEIDDLMWGCAQQRGEQDNNLARVIALLSELGENVPATTINRWCASSMQSVISASDAIAAGNRDAIIAGGVESMSRVPMGGGFEHINPKLAELYDLGDLQMGMTAEKVAEEYGISREEQDEYAARSQQNAAETTESGRFDDEIVPIETEDGTVSEDEGIRPGTTEEKLAELPTVFKDDGTVTPGNASQISDGASALLITSEAFAEEHDLEILAEVGQNNVAGVDPTVMGIGPVPATRGLLERNGRDIDEYDLVELNEAFASQSLYSRDELGIDPEIFNVNGGAIALGHPLGASGARLPVTLINELRKRGGGLGLATLCVGFGQGAAIEFEVN encoded by the coding sequence ATGTCACAGACGCCAGTCGTGGTCGAGGCAGTACGGACCCCGCAGGGGAAAGAGGACGGCGTGTTCGCGGACGTCCGCAGCGAGGCGCTCTCGGTGCCGCTGATCGACGAGATCCTGGCCGAGACCGGGCTCTCCGGCGACGAGATCGACGATCTGATGTGGGGCTGTGCCCAGCAGCGCGGCGAGCAGGACAACAACCTCGCCCGCGTCATCGCTCTCCTGTCGGAACTCGGGGAGAACGTGCCCGCGACGACGATCAACCGCTGGTGTGCCTCCTCGATGCAGTCGGTCATCTCCGCCTCCGACGCCATCGCGGCCGGCAATCGCGACGCCATCATCGCCGGCGGCGTCGAGAGCATGAGCCGCGTCCCGATGGGCGGCGGCTTCGAGCACATCAACCCGAAACTGGCGGAGCTGTACGACCTCGGCGACCTCCAGATGGGGATGACCGCCGAGAAGGTCGCCGAGGAGTACGGCATCTCCCGCGAGGAACAGGACGAGTACGCCGCTCGCAGCCAGCAAAACGCCGCCGAGACGACCGAGTCGGGCCGCTTCGACGACGAGATCGTCCCGATCGAGACCGAGGACGGCACCGTCAGCGAGGACGAGGGCATCCGCCCCGGCACGACCGAGGAGAAGCTGGCCGAACTGCCGACCGTCTTCAAGGACGACGGCACCGTCACGCCCGGCAACGCCTCCCAGATCTCCGACGGCGCCTCCGCCCTGCTGATCACCAGTGAGGCCTTCGCCGAGGAGCACGACCTCGAGATCCTGGCCGAGGTCGGCCAGAACAACGTCGCCGGCGTCGACCCGACCGTCATGGGGATCGGTCCGGTGCCCGCGACGCGGGGCCTGCTCGAGCGCAACGGCCGCGACATCGACGAGTACGACCTCGTGGAACTCAACGAGGCCTTCGCCAGCCAGTCGCTGTACTCCCGCGACGAGCTCGGTATCGACCCCGAGATCTTCAACGTCAACGGCGGCGCCATCGCGCTCGGCCACCCGCTCGGCGCCTCCGGTGCGCGCCTCCCCGTCACGCTGATCAACGAACTCCGGAAGCGCGGCGGCGGCCTCGGGCTGGCGACGCTCTGCGTCGGCTTCGGGCAGGGTGCGGCGATCGAGTTCGAGGTCAACTAA
- a CDS encoding transposase, with protein MQQNVSTTVQVKLHSLTNRKADLLSREYEAFQTAVHGGDADLYSATDQQASKVQRQKDPNPDTEQPVVLRNDVFDVAHDEDTVLSSWWVKVPVYDPKRGRGNSIWCPAHIPRKDEQLIREGDVRDSELVRRDGDWYVHLVVKRSVTVQDEYDDVLAIDMGARWVATCAFLSDRKTSFYGEEVRRIREHYKQLRKSIGKAKPRQGQQVVERIGDAEARKVDDRLHKIARQIVEDAEERNAIIVVGDLSGIRKDNDKGRYVNDKTHKMPFARLLNYIEYKAHDSGVDVQLVEEYDTSKTCNRCACEGVRETQGRFECPECGLDENADKNGALNIGKRALGKFSKPLSEAGAVLAQPETQVIVQRDDEPANLSVSVGATPSGGTPRL; from the coding sequence ATGCAACAGAACGTCTCAACCACGGTGCAGGTCAAACTCCACTCGCTGACCAACAGGAAAGCCGACCTGCTCAGCCGTGAGTACGAGGCGTTCCAGACGGCTGTTCACGGCGGAGACGCCGACCTCTACTCCGCGACCGACCAGCAGGCGTCGAAGGTACAACGGCAGAAAGACCCGAACCCCGACACCGAACAACCTGTCGTCCTCCGCAACGACGTGTTCGATGTAGCCCACGACGAGGACACCGTTCTCTCGTCGTGGTGGGTCAAAGTCCCTGTCTACGACCCCAAACGGGGACGGGGCAACTCCATCTGGTGTCCCGCCCACATCCCTCGGAAGGACGAACAACTCATCCGCGAGGGCGACGTTCGAGACAGCGAACTGGTGCGTCGTGACGGTGACTGGTACGTCCATCTCGTCGTCAAGCGGTCTGTGACCGTCCAAGACGAGTACGACGACGTACTGGCTATCGACATGGGCGCACGCTGGGTCGCCACCTGCGCGTTCCTCTCCGACCGTAAGACCTCCTTCTATGGCGAGGAAGTGCGTCGTATCCGCGAACACTACAAGCAACTCCGGAAGTCCATCGGGAAGGCGAAACCCCGACAGGGCCAGCAGGTCGTGGAGCGTATCGGTGACGCCGAAGCGCGGAAGGTAGACGACCGCCTCCACAAGATTGCTCGCCAAATCGTAGAGGATGCCGAAGAACGGAATGCGATCATCGTCGTGGGCGACCTCAGCGGGATTCGTAAGGACAACGACAAGGGGCGGTACGTCAACGACAAGACCCACAAGATGCCGTTCGCCCGCCTGCTCAACTACATCGAGTACAAAGCCCACGACTCGGGCGTCGATGTACAGTTGGTCGAGGAGTACGACACGTCGAAGACGTGCAATCGATGTGCCTGCGAGGGCGTCAGAGAGACGCAGGGACGCTTCGAGTGTCCTGAATGTGGGCTGGACGAGAATGCGGACAAGAACGGTGCGCTCAATATCGGCAAACGAGCCTTGGGCAAGTTCTCGAAACCGCTGTCCGAGGCGGGGGCTGTACTGGCACAGCCCGAAACGCAGGTCATCGTCCAGCGTGACGACGAACCTGCGAACCTCTCCGTTTCCGTGGGTGCAACCCCCAGTGGGGGAACCCCACGGCTTTAG
- a CDS encoding DUF2391 family protein, with protein MSGSESAVPPDEETLEELYDQLEALEETVDTADERTEVRRARRLVNRLSHNAMVGRVITRFTRKDKAEAFVGSVVIGLPMLVEDGVFEIGRFLAAHPPLFAVNIAMAVALVVGILYVADFREIQIHNPYFGVIPRRPVWVCGIAFATAAVLMTLWGRIAWDEPWVNVCQVSVVFTAMALGGSLGDILPGET; from the coding sequence ATGTCCGGCTCGGAATCCGCGGTGCCGCCCGACGAGGAGACGCTCGAGGAGCTCTACGACCAACTCGAGGCCCTCGAGGAGACCGTCGACACGGCCGACGAGCGAACCGAGGTGCGCCGGGCGCGCAGGCTCGTCAACCGACTTTCGCACAACGCCATGGTCGGCAGAGTGATCACGCGGTTCACCCGCAAGGACAAGGCCGAGGCGTTCGTCGGCAGCGTGGTGATCGGACTGCCGATGCTCGTCGAGGACGGCGTCTTCGAAATCGGCCGGTTCCTCGCGGCACACCCGCCGCTCTTCGCCGTGAACATAGCGATGGCGGTCGCGCTGGTCGTCGGCATCCTCTACGTCGCCGACTTCCGAGAGATCCAGATCCACAATCCCTACTTCGGCGTGATTCCGCGCCGTCCCGTCTGGGTGTGTGGAATCGCCTTCGCGACCGCGGCCGTCCTGATGACGCTCTGGGGACGGATCGCGTGGGACGAACCCTGGGTGAACGTCTGTCAGGTATCGGTCGTCTTCACCGCAATGGCGCTGGGCGGTTCGCTGGGTGACATCCTGCCCGGCGAGACGTGA
- a CDS encoding cation:proton antiporter, producing the protein MTSIETGGNLLILVAAIVGLGVFSQLLSARFRVPSIIFLLTAGVLLGPEGIGKWLPTAAEAIVGPGDVPGWIATMDPFVTQETFGPALSTIVGLSVAIIVFEGAFHLKIDKIREAPSAVLRLTTIGAAIALLGTAASVRFFLDANWDISLLIGALLVATGPTVITPILKVVPVRDRVAAALETEGIVNDVTAAILAIVLFEAMVVDGESLNYLQLFAERLGTGLLVGLVVAAVIWAVLQYVDISPDDAPRNARLLTLAGAIIAFGVADSIFHEAGVAAAATAGLILGNANLPYEKEIEAFKGDITLLVLSFVFITLAALLNFDQLFALGLGGLAVVAVVMFVLRPLLVFLSTRGDRFTVREMLFMSFVGPRGIIPASVATLFAIRLQNEGNQASADLLVGTVFLVILVTVVLEGGFARQIAEKLDVIPMRVLIIGGGRVGRSLAERLEARGENVVIIEEDLATLEALRNEGFTARRGDGTDVDVLREAGAENAKTVVAATGDDDANLLVAQLAKSNFDVENVIARANNPSNASAFEDLGVETISAAESTAWAIDNQIERPALSNWMSELGRSGDVQEIEITDDALVGKQIVDIGGDLPNGVLIALVSRNGTSEVPTPDVELQRGDHITLIGRSEAVSEAIERYGEPV; encoded by the coding sequence ATGACGAGTATCGAAACGGGCGGCAATCTGCTCATACTGGTCGCCGCAATCGTCGGCCTCGGCGTTTTCTCACAGCTCCTTTCGGCGCGCTTTCGGGTTCCGAGCATCATCTTCCTGCTCACGGCGGGCGTCCTCCTGGGTCCGGAAGGGATCGGGAAATGGCTCCCGACCGCCGCGGAGGCGATCGTCGGTCCCGGCGACGTCCCCGGGTGGATCGCGACGATGGACCCGTTCGTCACTCAGGAAACGTTCGGTCCCGCGCTCTCCACCATCGTCGGGCTCTCGGTCGCGATCATCGTCTTCGAGGGCGCCTTCCACCTCAAGATCGACAAGATCAGGGAAGCGCCGTCGGCCGTCCTGCGGCTGACGACGATCGGAGCAGCGATCGCGCTGCTGGGGACCGCCGCCTCGGTTCGGTTCTTCCTCGACGCGAACTGGGACATCTCGCTGTTGATCGGCGCGCTCCTCGTCGCGACGGGGCCGACGGTCATCACGCCGATTCTGAAGGTCGTTCCCGTCCGCGACCGGGTCGCGGCGGCCCTCGAGACGGAGGGGATCGTCAACGACGTGACGGCGGCGATCCTCGCGATCGTGCTGTTCGAGGCGATGGTCGTCGACGGAGAGTCGCTCAACTACCTCCAGCTGTTCGCCGAACGGCTCGGGACGGGGCTGCTCGTCGGTCTCGTCGTCGCCGCGGTCATCTGGGCGGTGCTCCAGTACGTCGACATCTCGCCCGACGACGCACCGCGGAACGCGCGGTTGCTCACCCTGGCGGGAGCGATCATCGCCTTCGGCGTCGCCGATTCCATCTTCCACGAGGCGGGCGTCGCGGCCGCCGCGACGGCCGGGCTGATCCTCGGCAACGCGAACCTCCCCTACGAGAAGGAGATCGAGGCGTTCAAGGGCGATATCACCCTGCTCGTTCTCTCGTTCGTCTTCATTACGCTCGCGGCGCTGCTCAACTTCGACCAGCTGTTCGCGCTCGGCCTCGGCGGCCTCGCCGTCGTCGCGGTCGTGATGTTCGTCTTGCGACCGCTACTGGTCTTTCTCTCGACGCGGGGCGACCGATTCACGGTTCGGGAGATGCTGTTCATGAGCTTCGTCGGCCCGCGGGGAATCATCCCGGCGTCGGTCGCGACCCTGTTCGCCATCCGACTGCAGAACGAGGGGAATCAGGCCAGCGCGGACCTGCTCGTCGGGACGGTCTTTCTCGTTATCCTCGTGACGGTCGTCCTCGAAGGCGGATTCGCCAGACAGATCGCGGAGAAACTCGACGTGATACCAATGCGTGTACTCATCATCGGCGGCGGCCGCGTCGGTCGCTCGCTGGCAGAACGACTCGAAGCGCGCGGCGAAAACGTGGTCATCATCGAGGAGGACCTCGCTACCCTCGAGGCCCTTCGCAACGAGGGGTTCACCGCCCGCCGGGGTGACGGGACCGACGTGGACGTGTTACGCGAGGCGGGCGCCGAGAACGCCAAGACCGTCGTCGCGGCGACCGGCGACGACGACGCGAACCTGCTCGTGGCACAGCTCGCGAAGTCGAACTTCGACGTCGAGAACGTGATCGCTCGAGCGAACAACCCGTCGAACGCGTCGGCGTTCGAGGACCTCGGCGTCGAGACCATCTCGGCGGCCGAGTCGACCGCGTGGGCGATCGACAACCAGATCGAACGGCCGGCGCTCTCGAACTGGATGTCCGAACTCGGCCGCTCCGGCGACGTCCAGGAGATCGAAATCACCGACGACGCCCTCGTCGGCAAGCAGATCGTCGACATCGGCGGCGACCTCCCCAACGGCGTCCTCATCGCGCTCGTGAGCCGGAACGGCACCAGCGAGGTGCCCACGCCCGACGTCGAGTTGCAGCGGGGCGACCACATCACGCTCATCGGTCGCAGCGAGGCGGTCAGCGAGGCGATCGAGCGGTACGGCGAGCCGGTGTAG
- a CDS encoding magnesium transporter: MSAGGDEPEEELPQEGLPNEWTITGIVSTLVPLLIGLSILQMVSGTVLESFEEQLLSYPSLLVLVPVMIGTAGNLGSIMCARLSTQLHLGTLEFSPTNPDIRANVGAVIGLAATVFVLLGFASWGIGRALGGSLGLGTLLVITIVSGMLLAIWVVLVSTVSVYLSYRLGYDPDDTTIPVVTNVCDITGVLILFGVVAVVL; this comes from the coding sequence GTGAGCGCCGGCGGCGACGAACCGGAGGAGGAACTCCCGCAGGAGGGCCTCCCGAACGAGTGGACTATCACCGGAATCGTCTCGACGCTCGTCCCGCTGCTGATCGGGCTGTCGATCCTGCAGATGGTCTCGGGGACCGTCCTCGAGTCGTTCGAGGAGCAGTTGCTGTCGTACCCGTCGCTGCTCGTCCTCGTTCCGGTGATGATCGGCACGGCGGGCAACCTGGGCTCGATCATGTGCGCGCGGCTGTCGACCCAGTTACACCTCGGGACCCTCGAGTTTTCGCCGACCAACCCCGACATCCGGGCGAACGTCGGCGCCGTGATCGGGCTGGCGGCGACCGTCTTCGTCCTGCTGGGGTTCGCCTCGTGGGGGATCGGCCGAGCCCTCGGCGGGAGCCTCGGACTCGGAACGCTGCTGGTGATTACGATCGTCAGCGGGATGCTGCTGGCGATCTGGGTCGTTCTCGTCAGTACCGTTTCGGTCTACCTCTCCTACCGGCTCGGCTACGATCCCGACGACACGACGATCCCCGTCGTCACGAACGTCTGCGACATCACGGGCGTGCTCATCCTCTTCGGCGTCGTCGCGGTCGTGCTCTGA
- a CDS encoding DUF5806 family protein produces MDEDGLDASRFAADDESPSEADADPDASDDADGDGPMPNVPDPDPQENDVPEDVRKYARFTKMDGAQYDRVNEFLRDRTYVTAREWAIARLCSDFRTETGVEMTKIGENLPELVPFMTDTYTPQAVNQARASFEEKVRKAGATFLYGAMCDFFTAEELDDVMYESTEVAKFLLEVEGVDLSVEEELEAEERISSVMREVREASEELREREDEE; encoded by the coding sequence ATGGACGAGGACGGACTGGACGCTTCCCGGTTCGCTGCCGACGACGAATCGCCCTCCGAAGCGGACGCCGACCCCGACGCGAGCGACGACGCGGACGGCGACGGGCCGATGCCGAACGTTCCGGATCCCGATCCCCAGGAGAACGACGTGCCGGAGGACGTACGGAAGTACGCCCGCTTTACGAAGATGGACGGCGCGCAGTACGACCGGGTCAACGAGTTCCTCCGGGATCGGACCTACGTCACCGCCCGCGAGTGGGCCATCGCCCGCCTCTGTTCCGACTTCCGGACCGAGACCGGCGTCGAGATGACGAAGATCGGCGAGAACCTGCCGGAACTGGTGCCGTTCATGACCGACACCTACACCCCGCAAGCGGTCAATCAGGCCCGGGCATCCTTCGAGGAGAAGGTCCGCAAGGCCGGTGCGACCTTCCTCTACGGCGCGATGTGCGACTTCTTCACCGCCGAGGAGCTCGACGACGTCATGTACGAGTCGACCGAAGTCGCCAAGTTCCTGCTCGAGGTCGAGGGCGTCGACCTCTCCGTCGAAGAGGAACTCGAGGCCGAGGAGCGCATCTCGAGCGTGATGCGCGAGGTTCGCGAGGCGAGCGAGGAGTTGCGAGAGCGAGAGGACGAGGAGTAA
- a CDS encoding magnesium transporter — MLGQDSAIDVYRQALPIILVSLVAGLFSGTLLGTETMREGIESVPGILLLLPAFLATRGGVYGSLGARLSSGLHQGLIDPHFEWNDRLRNAVVASFCNGMIVSVFIAVLSWGVSLALGREANLLELLIVLIVAAVLSAFAMLGVLLTVIFKGYRRGLDPDNVIGPVVTTVGDVFGVAFLLIGIWVAGVVL; from the coding sequence ATGCTGGGCCAGGACTCGGCCATCGACGTCTACAGGCAGGCGCTGCCGATCATTCTCGTCAGCCTCGTTGCGGGACTGTTCTCCGGCACGCTGCTGGGTACCGAGACCATGCGCGAGGGGATCGAGAGCGTCCCCGGAATCCTGCTGTTGCTGCCGGCCTTTCTCGCGACGCGGGGCGGCGTCTACGGCTCGCTCGGCGCGCGCCTCTCGAGCGGCCTCCATCAGGGGCTGATCGATCCCCACTTCGAGTGGAACGACCGGCTGCGCAACGCCGTCGTCGCCTCCTTTTGTAACGGGATGATCGTCTCCGTGTTCATCGCGGTGTTGAGCTGGGGCGTCTCGCTCGCGCTGGGACGGGAGGCGAATCTGCTCGAGTTGCTCATCGTCCTGATCGTCGCCGCCGTGCTCTCCGCGTTCGCGATGCTGGGCGTGTTGCTGACGGTGATCTTCAAGGGCTACCGCCGCGGCCTCGATCCGGACAACGTCATCGGGCCGGTCGTGACGACCGTCGGCGACGTCTTCGGCGTCGCCTTCCTGCTGATCGGCATCTGGGTCGCGGGGGTGGTGCTGTGA
- a CDS encoding universal stress protein produces the protein MSNASDSTRSDLLDHVLVPVAHEDDALKTARALEPYDPDRVTALHVVEKGGGVPDKTPVEQSEELAAESYAAVRQVFPDADTHTAYARDVVGAIFEAANDVNASAIAYRSRGGNRIMQFLSGDLSLKLVTQADRPVIALPRTDTND, from the coding sequence ATGAGCAACGCGAGCGACTCCACTCGGAGTGATCTCCTCGATCACGTCCTCGTTCCGGTCGCACACGAGGACGACGCCCTGAAGACAGCGAGAGCGCTCGAGCCGTACGATCCCGACCGTGTGACGGCACTCCACGTCGTCGAAAAGGGAGGTGGAGTGCCGGACAAAACGCCCGTCGAGCAATCCGAGGAGTTGGCCGCGGAGTCGTACGCCGCCGTCCGGCAGGTGTTTCCCGACGCCGACACCCACACTGCGTACGCTCGCGACGTCGTCGGAGCGATCTTCGAGGCTGCCAACGACGTCAACGCGAGCGCCATCGCGTACCGTTCCCGCGGTGGTAACCGGATCATGCAGTTTCTCTCGGGCGATCTATCGCTCAAACTCGTTACTCAGGCAGATCGGCCCGTCATCGCCCTTCCACGAACAGATACGAACGACTGA
- a CDS encoding aldehyde ferredoxin oxidoreductase C-terminal domain-containing protein: MKHVQGPLCTIDVGERTVETEAIDDVLESFLGGRALGTKLAHDRIPFDVDPLGADNRLFFATGPLQHSTMSFTGRMSATGVSPLTDGLLSSNAGGFLSRNFIGTGYSAVEVTGASDELVIVHVTDDGAEFEPVPDLEQATVPETCDYIESEHGLESEHTVVIGPAGENGVRFASMMTSEERAFGRGGLGAVLGAKNVKAITFDGDSTREVEIPPVQMEIHGEAAQADHPMKESGTTSVTEYANMVEALPSYYFSELSFEGIDGVNGDRVAEKKYKKGTCSACAFACKLPTRDEESGVETEGPEFETLMAFGPNSGVDDIVDVMKSNQICDELGLDTISAGDAVAAYLASEDEFGNVDLIHDLVEQIAYREGVGDRLAEGIDRFHDDLGVENWTVKGMEFPAHDGRTLNGQGLSFATSNRGADHMYAEFYPYEYPLVDAEDAFDKAGLEGKPPAIVEHENINAIKDSAVLCKFSRDFITEERMETLLDADYEALLELGGTVVSLERHFNNQRGFDRSDDTLPYEIPDFEAGLAEYYDERGWEADGTVPAERFEDADFGAAPADD; encoded by the coding sequence ATGAAACACGTCCAGGGACCGCTGTGTACGATCGACGTCGGGGAGCGAACGGTCGAGACCGAGGCGATCGACGACGTCCTCGAGTCGTTCCTCGGCGGGCGTGCGCTCGGAACGAAGCTCGCCCACGATCGGATCCCGTTCGACGTCGATCCGCTGGGGGCCGACAATCGCCTGTTCTTCGCCACCGGCCCGCTCCAGCACTCGACCATGAGCTTCACCGGCCGGATGTCGGCGACGGGCGTCTCGCCGCTGACGGACGGCCTGCTCTCCTCGAACGCCGGCGGCTTCCTCTCGCGGAACTTCATCGGAACGGGCTACAGCGCCGTCGAGGTCACCGGCGCGAGCGACGAGCTCGTCATCGTTCACGTCACCGACGACGGGGCGGAGTTCGAACCGGTGCCGGACCTCGAGCAGGCGACCGTCCCGGAGACCTGTGACTATATCGAGTCGGAACACGGCCTCGAGTCCGAGCACACGGTCGTCATCGGGCCCGCGGGCGAGAACGGGGTTCGCTTCGCTTCGATGATGACCTCGGAGGAACGCGCCTTCGGCCGCGGCGGACTGGGCGCCGTCCTGGGCGCGAAGAACGTCAAGGCGATCACCTTCGACGGCGACTCGACCCGCGAGGTCGAGATTCCGCCGGTCCAGATGGAGATCCACGGCGAGGCCGCCCAGGCCGACCACCCGATGAAGGAGTCGGGGACGACCTCCGTCACGGAGTACGCCAACATGGTCGAGGCGCTGCCCAGCTACTACTTCTCGGAGCTCTCCTTCGAGGGGATCGACGGCGTCAACGGCGACCGCGTCGCCGAGAAGAAGTACAAGAAGGGCACCTGTTCGGCCTGCGCCTTCGCCTGTAAGCTACCGACGCGGGACGAGGAGTCCGGCGTCGAAACCGAGGGGCCGGAGTTCGAGACGCTGATGGCGTTCGGCCCGAACTCCGGCGTCGACGATATCGTCGACGTGATGAAGTCGAACCAGATCTGCGACGAACTCGGCCTCGACACCATTTCGGCCGGCGACGCCGTCGCGGCCTACCTCGCCAGCGAGGACGAGTTCGGCAACGTCGACCTGATCCACGACCTCGTCGAGCAGATCGCCTACCGCGAGGGCGTCGGCGACCGGCTCGCCGAGGGGATCGACCGCTTCCACGACGACCTCGGCGTCGAGAACTGGACCGTCAAGGGGATGGAGTTTCCCGCCCACGACGGCCGTACCCTGAACGGACAGGGGCTGTCCTTCGCCACCTCTAACCGCGGCGCCGACCACATGTACGCCGAGTTCTATCCCTACGAGTACCCGCTCGTCGACGCCGAGGACGCCTTCGACAAGGCGGGCCTGGAGGGCAAGCCGCCGGCGATCGTCGAACACGAGAACATCAACGCCATCAAGGACAGCGCCGTCCTCTGTAAGTTCTCGCGGGACTTCATCACCGAGGAGCGCATGGAGACGCTGCTGGACGCCGACTACGAGGCCCTGCTCGAGTTGGGCGGCACCGTCGTCTCCCTCGAGCGCCACTTCAACAACCAGCGCGGCTTCGACCGGAGCGACGACACCCTGCCCTACGAGATTCCGGACTTCGAGGCGGGCCTCGCGGAGTACTACGACGAGCGCGGCTGGGAGGCCGACGGGACGGTGCCCGCCGAGCGCTTCGAGGACGCCGACTTCGGCGCGGCGCCGGCAGACGACTGA
- a CDS encoding lipoyl protein ligase domain-containing protein → MRVFRGRAATIETDREASRRLLSTAADGEPAVRVWTPHRQVAFGRRDRRLEGFGRARERARERGFPPVERDVGGRAVAYDGATTLAFARAEPVADFRRGTDDRYERATAAVADALRSLEGGLEPSRGEPDDSFCPGTHSLSLAASDVEAGGNGRHRKVVGIAQRVRQDAAVVAGIVLVANRDQLAAVLEAVYGALEVPFDPGTVGSVSSAGGPSDPAVVREALEDALVGDETDVTVASVATGE, encoded by the coding sequence ATGCGAGTTTTTCGCGGCCGCGCGGCGACGATCGAGACCGACCGCGAGGCCAGCCGACGGCTCCTCTCGACGGCCGCCGACGGCGAGCCCGCAGTGCGCGTCTGGACGCCCCACAGACAGGTCGCCTTCGGCCGCCGGGACCGGCGACTCGAGGGGTTCGGTCGCGCCCGCGAGCGCGCTCGAGAGCGCGGGTTCCCGCCGGTCGAGCGCGACGTCGGCGGCCGGGCGGTGGCCTACGACGGCGCGACGACGCTCGCCTTCGCCCGCGCGGAGCCTGTCGCGGACTTCCGTCGGGGGACCGACGATCGATACGAACGCGCGACGGCCGCTGTCGCGGACGCGCTCCGGTCGCTCGAGGGCGGCCTCGAGCCGAGTCGCGGCGAGCCAGACGACTCCTTCTGTCCCGGAACGCACTCGCTGTCGCTGGCGGCCAGCGACGTCGAAGCGGGTGGAAACGGGCGCCACCGCAAGGTCGTCGGCATCGCTCAGCGCGTCCGGCAGGACGCCGCCGTCGTCGCCGGGATCGTTCTCGTCGCGAACCGAGATCAGCTCGCGGCCGTCCTCGAGGCGGTCTACGGTGCGCTCGAGGTGCCGTTCGATCCCGGCACGGTCGGGTCCGTCTCGTCGGCGGGCGGCCCGTCGGACCCCGCCGTCGTCCGCGAGGCGCTCGAGGACGCGCTCGTCGGTGACGAGACCGACGTGACGGTCGCGTCGGTCGCGACGGGCGAGTGA
- the tnpA gene encoding IS200/IS605 family transposase, with the protein MPLGEKFLYTDDASGFDRERTTVHKLQYHFIWCPKYRKSLLEGEVRDRLEALIEMKADELELEILELAIRPDHVHLFITGDPTLAPNKIMQQGKGYSSRHLRDEFDFGLPSLWARSYFVSSAGDVSSEVIEEYIDAQAGE; encoded by the coding sequence ATACCCTTAGGTGAGAAGTTTCTATATACTGACGATGCCTCGGGGTTCGACAGGGAACGTACCACCGTTCACAAACTCCAATACCACTTCATCTGGTGTCCAAAATACCGCAAATCGTTGCTTGAGGGCGAGGTACGCGACCGTCTCGAAGCACTCATCGAGATGAAAGCTGACGAACTCGAGCTCGAAATCTTGGAGTTGGCGATTCGCCCCGACCACGTACACCTGTTCATCACGGGCGACCCGACACTCGCCCCGAACAAAATCATGCAACAGGGCAAGGGCTACTCCTCTCGCCATCTCCGCGACGAGTTCGATTTCGGCTTGCCGTCGCTGTGGGCGCGCTCATACTTCGTTTCAAGCGCGGGCGACGTATCCAGCGAGGTAATCGAGGAGTACATCGACGCCCAAGCAGGTGAGTAG